DNA sequence from the Edaphobacter lichenicola genome:
GCGCTTCGCCGTCTGCAGCGCTCAGCTCTCCGTCGCCAACGGCTTGTCTTCTCCGCTCAAGGATCTCGCCGCAAAGTGGACGAGCAAAGACGCCACCGCCAGCCGCGCCGCTCTCCTCAACGACCCCGCCCAGCAGGATGCCACCATGCAGCTCGTCTTCGACACCGAGTCCCAGACCAGCAAGATCTGCGGCCCTCCCACCGGCGACGACGCCCTCCTCCTGCAACTCGCCAAATTCCCCAAAGCGATGGAGCCCTAAGTCAAGATGGAAGATCGAACAGCAATGGCGGAGACGGAGCCGGTCGCACAAAGTACCCTGCGCGACGACATGATCGCCCGCATCGCCTCCGGCCGCGAAGAGCGTGTCTTTCTCCTCCTCTCCATCTTCATCGGTGTTATCTCCGGCCTCCTCGTAGTCTCCTTCCGCATGGCCATCGAGTGGCTCAGCGTCCTGCTCCTCGGCTCCTCTCCAAACCCGCACCAGCTACGCCTGCTCTACATCCCAGCCGCCGCCGGCTTAGTCATCGCGGTCTTCACCCGCTACATCTTCCCCAATGTTCGCGGCAGCGGCATCAACCAGACCAAAGCTGCCCTCTACATCAGCAACGGCTATATCTCCTTCCGCACCGTCATCGGAAAATTTCTTCTCGCCGCCCTCGCCATCGGCAGCGGCCACTCCCTCGGCCCCGAAGACCCATCCCTCCAGATCGGCGCCGGAGTAGCTTCACTCATCAGCCGCCGCTTCGGCATGTCGAAAGAAAAACTCCGCATCTTCGCTCCCATCGGAGCCGCCGCCGGCCTCGCCGCAGCCTTCAACGCCCCCATCTCCGCCATTCTCTTCGTCATCGAAGAGGTCATCGGCCAATGGAGCGCCGCAGTCCTAGGCTCCATCGTCCTCTCCGCAGTCGCCAGTGTCGTCGTCGCCCGCTCCTTCTGGGGAGCACAGCCGATGTTCCGCATCCCCGTCATCGATCTCCGCGACTCCCGCGAGCTCCTCGCCTACGCCGTCCTCGGAGTCGTCGGCGGTTTTGCCTCTCTCCTCTTCGCCCGCTGCCTCAGCTACCTTCGCCCCAAGCTCCGCAGCCAGCCGCAGTGGTCGCAGCTTCTCCAACCCGCCGTCGCCGGCCTCCTCGTAGGAGCCATCGGCTACTTCGGTCTAGTACAAGTCATGGGCGCAGGATACGAAGCCATCGACCAGGCCATGCACGCGCAGTTCGCCTGGAAGATGCTCCTCCTCCTCGCTCTCTTCAAGATCATCGCCACCACGCTCTCCTTCTCCAGCGGCACCCCTGGCGGCATGTTCGCCCCCACCCTCTTCATCGGAGCCATGCTTGGCGCATCCGTAGGCACCTTCGAAAAGATCTACTTCCCCCACCTCACCGGCACCATCGGCTCCTACGCGCTGGTTGGCATGGGTGTCCTCTTCGCCGCATTCCTCCGCGCTCCCCTCACCTCCGTCTTCATGGTGCTCGAGGTCAGCGGCAACTACTCCATCGTCCTGCCTGTCATCCTCGCCAACACCATCGCCTACCTTATCTCACGCGTCCTCCAGCCTGTCCCCATCCTCGAGCAGTTCACCCACCAGGACGGCCTCGACCTCCCCTCCATGGAAGAGCTCCGCGAAGAGAGCAACCTCCACCTAGAAGACGCCATGCAACCCGTCACCGTCCCCGTCCTGCAAGGCAGCGAAACCATCCCCGACACGCTCAACTCACTCGTCCAATACGAAGACCTGAAATCCATCCCCATCTTCCTGGTCCACTGCAGCGACGGCCTCTGGTACACCGCAAGAAGAGAAGAGCTCGAAGCCCTCTCCGCGAATCAGCCAGAAGGGCAAGACGCGACCACACCCACGCCCTCAGCCGAGACACTAGACGAGCATCTAGGCCCCGAGCGCACTCCCATTCTCTTTCCCGACCAGCCGCTATCCAGCACCCTCCCGCACTTCCAGCGCTGGCCTCTCCTCCCCATCACCAACCGCGCCATGCGAGGCTCTCTCGAAGGCACAGTGACCCTCGAGGACGTTCTAAACCGCTACCAAAAACACTAAGTCTACCCCCGACCAACGGGAGGACCATTACCTCACACTCACCGAAGACAAGGTATACACGTCACGAAGTGACCGCCCCACGCGCAGTGGGCCCGTCCGGCAGGACTAAGCCTTAGCAGCCAGCTCCCCCTCCAACTGCTCCCGCAGCGCCGGCTCCAGGTTCCCTCCACTCAGAATCACCGCCACCTTCTTCGCCCTCGGCAGCTCCTCCGCATGGAACAGCGCCGCCGCCAGCGTCACCGCCCCACTCGGCTCCGGCACCAGCGTCGTCGCCCGCAACATCACTCGCATCGCCGCCAGTATCTCCTCCTCCGACACCGTCACAATCCCATCCGCAAACTTCATCACATGCGCAAAGTTCAGCACCCCCAGACTCTGCGTCCGCAGCCCATCCCCAAGCGTCCGCGTAGTCTTCGCCGCGGGCCACTCCACCAGCGTCTTCGAATAAAAACTCTCCTTCGCATCCGCCGCCAGCTCCGGCTCCGCGCCCCAAACCTGCACCCCGGCACTCACCAACCCAGCCTGCGCCGCCAGTTTCACCGACGTAGCCGTCCCACTCAGCAACCCGCCACCGCTCACCGGCGAGATCACCAGCTCCACCCCCGGCAGCTGCTCCACAATCTCCAATCCACACGTAGCCTGCCCCGCTATAATCTGCGGAGCGTCATAAGGCGGAATCATCGCATACCCAAACTCCGCCACCAGCTCCTCCGCCTTCAACCTCCGCTCCGACGAAGCCGGCCCCACCTCCACAATCTCCGCCCCCAGCGCCCTCGTCGCCGCCTTCTTCACCTCAGGAGCGTTCCCCGGCATCACAATCACCGCCTTCGCCCCCAGCGCCCGCCCCGCATACGCCACGCCCTGTGCATGGTTGCCGCTCGAATACGTAATCACCCCACGCCGCAGCGCCTCAGGCGACAACTGCGCCACCATGTTGTAAGCCCCACGCAGCTTGAAGCTCCCAATCGGCTGCTCACTCTCTGCCTTGATGTAGAGATCAAACTCCGGCTCCGGAAACTTCCCCATCCGCAAACGAGCCCGTTCCACGCGATAAAGCGGCGTCCTCACGGCAACCCCGGCGATCCGCTCCTTCGCCGCCCGAATCTCCTCCAACGTCACAAACTCGCTCATCTACTTCATCTCCTCGACGCATCGCCGCAGAGATAATACTATTCGTCCACCCACGCAACAGTTAAATCAGAAGCATCGGAGCAACGCCGCTAAAACACCCGCCCCAACCCAAAGAACCACTTCCGATGATCGCTATCCCCGACACTCCCGCCACCATAAAACGGCCCAAAGATCGTCTTCACCACCACCGCACCTGAGATATCGTTAGGCAACGTCGGCGTCCCCGCAGCCGCATTCCACACCTTCCCAATCTCATAAAATCCCGCCGCATAGATCGAATCCCCGATCACCGGATTCAGCTTCGTCAGCCGGTACAGATAACCCACCTGCCCGAGAAAATAATCACTCCCCAGCAGCTCTCCACGACCGTAAGCACTCAACCGCAGCGCACCACCAAGCGAAAACCCCGCCAGCCCAAGGTTCGTCGCTCCGAAGCTCGTTCCTCCCTCCATCGTGCCAAAGATAATCCCCTTCTGCCCCGCAGGAAAGAAGTGCGCCACGCGAGTATCCCACTGCGAGTAGCCGCCCTCGCCAAATGGCCTCTGCGTCGAGTGCGTAAACTTCGTCAGCAACTCCGACCCCCTCGTCGGCACCTGCACATTATCCTGCCCCAGGTATTGAAACCGCACGTTGCTCACAAACGGCGTCAGGTGAAAGATCTGCTCAATCGGCTGCCCCACGCGCAGCTTCTCGCCATACCATTGATAGTCCTCACCCACTCTCAACTCAGCCTTCGAGCTGAACCGATACCCAAGATCCAACCCAAATCCATTCCGCTCCTCCGTGTACTGCGAGAGCTCCTGGCTCCCCGAATAAAGCGACGTAATCGTATGAGCGTAGTAGGCTCGCGGCGCAGCAAAGTACCGTTTCGCCGCCACCAGCGGTTGATACAACTCCGCTGAAACCCCCGCCACCTGACCAACCGAAGCGTCCACCCGTACCTCAGACCCCGGCCCCGTCAGCCCAAAGAACGTCACCCGTCCACCCAGCCCCAGCTGAATATCGTTCGAATCATTCGAAGCAAGCGTCGGCCCCACATCCAAAAACGGTGGCCCATAGTCTTTGATCCGTGGCCGTACGAGCAGCCCGGTCATATTCTGCTCATCGACCAGGTTATAGCTGATGCTCGAGTAAGTTCCCGTGCCCTGCAGATCCACGATCGTCCCTTCAATCTTCTTCGGGTCAATCGGCTTGCCGACATACTTCGTAAACTCATTCGCAATCTCTGCACGCTGCGCGCCCTGCACTCCACGCACACTCACAAACTGCGGAGTGGGAATCTGCGTCCTTCGCCGCGCATCTCGCTGCGCCACATACGCCTGCCATTCGGCATCGTTCAAGGCATACTTCAGCAACTCCGCCGAATGCTCTTCTGCCACCTTCACGCCCTGCGGAACAATCTCCGCGCTCCTCTCAAACTCGCTCGAGCTGAACTTGCTCACATCCGCCTTCAGCAGAATGTTGGCGTTCTTCATACTCTCGAGCTCGTTCGCCGAAACCATGATCGCAACATTCCTTCCCGCCACCCCGACCAGCGAGTTCAAGCTCGCCTTATCCACCGGCCCCGTATCCAGGTACACCGCAATCACAATCTCCGAGCCCATCGACCGCGCCACATCAACTGGCAGATTATTCACCGCGCCGCCATCCGAGTAGATCTGGTCCCCATGCGTCACCGGCGCAAACACACCAGGGATCGACATCGTCGATCGCATCGCCTGTGCCAGCGACCCATCCTTGAACACATGCTCCTTGCCCGTCGTAATATCAGTCGCCACGCAGCGAAAGGGAATCGGTAGATCGTCGAAGTTCTTCAAATCGTAGTAAGGGAGCATCTCCCGATCCAACAGCAACCCCACCGCCGACCCCGAGTTCAACCCATTCGGCAGACTCAGGCCATGCTTCAACCCAAACTCGAGCCGATTCGGAAACGCCAGCTTGTCTTCTTTCCGGCGATAACTCAATGCCGGAAACGGAACCTGCCCGCTCAACACCGCCGGCCAGTTAATCCCACCGACAAACTCCTCAATATCGTCCGGGCTGTTCCCCGACGCATACAGTCCGCCGATCAGGCCGCCCATGCTCGTCCCGGCAACATCATCTACTGGAATGTGGTGCTCCTCCATCCACTCAATCACACCGACATGCGCAAACCCCAGCGCCCCACCACCCTCCAGTACCAGCCCAATCCGCTGCCGGGTCGGCGGCTCAATCACCGGCCTCTGCGCCCAAGCCGCTCCTGCCGCCCACACCATCGCAATCGACATCGCCGCAGCAACGATCGTCTTCAAAGCTGTTTGCGGGCAGGGATGGAGTCGAAGAAGCTTCATAAGAAGGAGCAACTCGCAACAGGGATGTTGTCGCTTCATTCTACGGGGCATACTCCGTTTATCTTCAGAACTTCAACCCTCCAGAATCACAGGCATCACCTGAGGTTCCATCCACCAAGCCCTCCGGCAAGCAAGCGTAGCCAAACAGTGACAATCTTGCGTAGCCAAACAGTGACAATCTTTTCATGTTGCACTGACAATCGC
Encoded proteins:
- a CDS encoding chloride channel protein codes for the protein MEDRTAMAETEPVAQSTLRDDMIARIASGREERVFLLLSIFIGVISGLLVVSFRMAIEWLSVLLLGSSPNPHQLRLLYIPAAAGLVIAVFTRYIFPNVRGSGINQTKAALYISNGYISFRTVIGKFLLAALAIGSGHSLGPEDPSLQIGAGVASLISRRFGMSKEKLRIFAPIGAAAGLAAAFNAPISAILFVIEEVIGQWSAAVLGSIVLSAVASVVVARSFWGAQPMFRIPVIDLRDSRELLAYAVLGVVGGFASLLFARCLSYLRPKLRSQPQWSQLLQPAVAGLLVGAIGYFGLVQVMGAGYEAIDQAMHAQFAWKMLLLLALFKIIATTLSFSSGTPGGMFAPTLFIGAMLGASVGTFEKIYFPHLTGTIGSYALVGMGVLFAAFLRAPLTSVFMVLEVSGNYSIVLPVILANTIAYLISRVLQPVPILEQFTHQDGLDLPSMEELREESNLHLEDAMQPVTVPVLQGSETIPDTLNSLVQYEDLKSIPIFLVHCSDGLWYTARREELEALSANQPEGQDATTPTPSAETLDEHLGPERTPILFPDQPLSSTLPHFQRWPLLPITNRAMRGSLEGTVTLEDVLNRYQKH
- a CDS encoding threonine ammonia-lyase gives rise to the protein MSEFVTLEEIRAAKERIAGVAVRTPLYRVERARLRMGKFPEPEFDLYIKAESEQPIGSFKLRGAYNMVAQLSPEALRRGVITYSSGNHAQGVAYAGRALGAKAVIVMPGNAPEVKKAATRALGAEIVEVGPASSERRLKAEELVAEFGYAMIPPYDAPQIIAGQATCGLEIVEQLPGVELVISPVSGGGLLSGTATSVKLAAQAGLVSAGVQVWGAEPELAADAKESFYSKTLVEWPAAKTTRTLGDGLRTQSLGVLNFAHVMKFADGIVTVSEEEILAAMRVMLRATTLVPEPSGAVTLAAALFHAEELPRAKKVAVILSGGNLEPALREQLEGELAAKA
- a CDS encoding patatin-like phospholipase family protein; translation: MKLLRLHPCPQTALKTIVAAAMSIAMVWAAGAAWAQRPVIEPPTRQRIGLVLEGGGALGFAHVGVIEWMEEHHIPVDDVAGTSMGGLIGGLYASGNSPDDIEEFVGGINWPAVLSGQVPFPALSYRRKEDKLAFPNRLEFGLKHGLSLPNGLNSGSAVGLLLDREMLPYYDLKNFDDLPIPFRCVATDITTGKEHVFKDGSLAQAMRSTMSIPGVFAPVTHGDQIYSDGGAVNNLPVDVARSMGSEIVIAVYLDTGPVDKASLNSLVGVAGRNVAIMVSANELESMKNANILLKADVSKFSSSEFERSAEIVPQGVKVAEEHSAELLKYALNDAEWQAYVAQRDARRRTQIPTPQFVSVRGVQGAQRAEIANEFTKYVGKPIDPKKIEGTIVDLQGTGTYSSISYNLVDEQNMTGLLVRPRIKDYGPPFLDVGPTLASNDSNDIQLGLGGRVTFFGLTGPGSEVRVDASVGQVAGVSAELYQPLVAAKRYFAAPRAYYAHTITSLYSGSQELSQYTEERNGFGLDLGYRFSSKAELRVGEDYQWYGEKLRVGQPIEQIFHLTPFVSNVRFQYLGQDNVQVPTRGSELLTKFTHSTQRPFGEGGYSQWDTRVAHFFPAGQKGIIFGTMEGGTSFGATNLGLAGFSLGGALRLSAYGRGELLGSDYFLGQVGYLYRLTKLNPVIGDSIYAAGFYEIGKVWNAAAGTPTLPNDISGAVVVKTIFGPFYGGGSVGDSDHRKWFFGLGRVF